From Astyanax mexicanus isolate ESR-SI-001 chromosome 13, AstMex3_surface, whole genome shotgun sequence, the proteins below share one genomic window:
- the LOC111195211 gene encoding uncharacterized protein LOC111195211 produces MPWSAEPSNIPAVDDWMRRSEEVWKETHRRIEAVLERHKQQADRLRRKTPIYSPGDRVWLSTRDFRLSDGNKKLSVKYIGPFKILKKINEVTYRLDLPSHYRVCPSFHVSLLKPVIPGPLDETSLGSLPPPPVDMEGGPVYAVERLLDSRRRRGALEYLVDWRGYGPEERSWVPAADVLDPLLVEDFHRSHPSRPAPRPRGRPRRGSPGPRRGRRGSAGSVRSLSSVHGSRRGRPRSRAPVHSVPATRPSAQISTGCEGAVPLSRPLSTVSDSLGGSTVMQPDSPSTPPDSISQNALDYDVTVSRSPSPNHVTLRRSDSPVF; encoded by the coding sequence ATGCCCTGGTCAGCCGAACCCTCTAACATCCCCGCTGTTGAtgattggatgcgtcggagcgaggagGTGTGGAAGGAGACTCACAGACGTATTGAGGCAGTCTTAGAGCGGCATAAACAACAAGCTGATCGTTTACGTCGTAAAACCCCCATTTATTCTCCAGGAGACCGAGTTTGGttatctaccagggatttccggctgtCTGACGGCAATAAGAAACTTTCAGTTAAGTATATAGGCCCCTTCAAGATCTTAAAGAAAATCAATGAGGTAACCTATCGTCTCGATTTACCTTCTCACTACCGAGTATGTCCCTCTTTTCATGTTTCTttgttaaagccggttatccctggtcctctGGATGAGACGTCGCTTGGGTCACTTCCTCCCCCGCCTGTGGATATGGAAGGTGGTCCTGTGTATGCTGTGGAACGTTTGCTGGACTCCAGGAGGAGaaggggagccctggagtacctggtggACTGGAGGGGTTACGGACCAGAGGAGCGAAGTTGGGTCCCAGCGGCTGATGTCCTGGATCCCTTATTGGTGGAGGACTTCCATCGGTCTCATCCGTCCCGTCCGGCACCACGCCCCAGGGGTCGTCCTAGGAGAGGGTCTCCAGGTCCTAGAAGGGGTAGACGTGGTAGCGCGGGCTCTGTCCGGTCCCTCAGTTCCGTCCACGGCTCCAGGAGAGGTCGTCCCAGGTCCAGGGCTCCTGTCCACTCAGTTCCTGCTACCAGGCCATCTGCCCAGATCTCCACTGGGTGTGAGGGGGCGGTTCCCTTGAGTCGTCCTCTGTCTACCGTTTCGGACTCTTTGGGGGGGAGTACTGTCATGCAGCccgactctccttccacaccgccggactccatttcccagaatgcttTGGATTATGACGttaccgtcagtcgctctccttcgcccaatcacgttacgctccgacgctcagactcacctgtgttctga